One window of Microbacterium sediminis genomic DNA carries:
- a CDS encoding helix-turn-helix domain-containing protein, with protein sequence MGTPHSPAAWIVGERVARLRREAGLSAKALAECADLDLTHLQRLERGEGNPTLMTLAQVAIALEVDLGELVGGITAADLQDGRFPHGHTQHDAVRAARGQAAG encoded by the coding sequence ATGGGAACGCCCCACTCGCCGGCCGCCTGGATCGTGGGCGAGCGCGTGGCGCGGCTGCGGCGCGAGGCGGGCCTCAGCGCCAAGGCGCTCGCGGAGTGCGCCGACCTCGACCTCACGCACCTGCAGCGGTTGGAGCGCGGCGAGGGCAACCCCACGCTCATGACGCTCGCGCAGGTGGCGATCGCCCTCGAGGTCGATCTCGGGGAGCTCGTCGGCGGGATCACCGCGGCCGACCTGCAGGACGGGCGCTTCCCGCACGGCCACACGCAGCACGATGCCGTTCGCGCCGCCCGCGGCCAGGCGGCGGGCTAG
- the murI gene encoding glutamate racemase: MDDAPIGIFDSGVGGLTVARAIGDQLPRESLLYIGDTLHSPYGPKPIADVRRYALEVLDSLVDQGVKMLVIACNTASAAMLHDARERYAVPVIEVIRPAVRTAIATTRTGRIGVIGTQGTIGSGAYQDMLGIAPGVEVFTAACPRFVEFVEAGITDTPELLAVAEEYLAPLRAADVDTLVLGCTHYPFLTGAISYVMGPEVSLVSSDSETAKDVYRELVSRDLLAGADATPRHVYEATGADTATFTALANRLLGREVRDVRLVRTGAIDLPTTR; encoded by the coding sequence ATGGATGACGCGCCGATCGGGATCTTCGACTCCGGGGTGGGCGGTCTCACGGTCGCCCGAGCGATCGGCGACCAGCTGCCGCGCGAGTCCCTGCTGTACATCGGCGACACCCTGCATTCGCCCTACGGCCCCAAGCCGATCGCCGATGTGCGCCGCTACGCCCTCGAGGTGCTCGACTCGCTCGTCGACCAGGGCGTGAAGATGCTCGTGATCGCCTGCAACACGGCCTCGGCCGCCATGCTGCACGACGCGCGCGAGCGCTACGCCGTGCCGGTGATCGAGGTCATCCGCCCCGCCGTGCGCACGGCGATCGCCACCACCCGCACCGGCCGCATCGGCGTGATCGGCACCCAGGGCACGATTGGATCGGGCGCGTATCAGGACATGCTCGGCATCGCCCCGGGCGTGGAGGTGTTCACGGCGGCCTGCCCGCGGTTCGTCGAGTTCGTCGAGGCGGGCATCACCGACACCCCCGAGCTGCTCGCCGTGGCCGAGGAGTACCTCGCCCCGCTGCGGGCCGCCGACGTCGACACGCTCGTGCTCGGCTGCACCCACTACCCGTTCCTCACGGGCGCGATCAGCTATGTCATGGGCCCCGAGGTCTCGCTCGTCTCCAGCGACAGCGAGACGGCCAAGGACGTCTACCGCGAGCTCGTCAGTCGCGACCTGCTGGCCGGCGCCGATGCGACGCCGCGCCACGTGTACGAGGCCACCGGCGCCGACACCGCCACCTTCACCGCTCTCGCCAACCGCCTGCTGGGCCGCGAGGTGCGCGACGTGCGCCTCGTGCGCACCGGCGCCATCGACCTGCCCACCACCCGATAG
- a CDS encoding ATP-binding cassette domain-containing protein produces MTPPEDDTAEAPDGGTPREHIVEDAPATGGTAKRPAPRPRATPAKARTGGTKTSAARAARTPKSNGGAAKSAGGAATSADGATSGSANSTGRTTASKGTGRASKSPARTSKSTSGASKSTAGASTARTPKAPAPAAKPRTAAKPRTAASKPAPAKDIATEPSAADRDLSTQPLPVVGPQVRAVVTSEDEAPAIFRPSADADEPETTDAGDSETTDAGEAAGAPAAEPVAAVAEETAAEEGEGEGTADDGDAAADDPTTEPETAAAETDPVVADEPTPAAPDPARADAPDESAAPAAEDPEAPLPPLPPIPAAVAAATSAPIEAPDETAEATAPDALRLRGVTKAYGGADAVYGIDLTVPAGSFYGIVGPNGAGKTTTLSMISGLLKPGAGSIEVFGIDLLRRPRQAKALIGVLPDRVRTFDRLTGRQLLYYFGVLRGLKPAVVSTRTDDLARAFDIGDALGRVVADYSAGMRKKVMLAGALIHSPRLLVLDEPFEAVDPVSAASILEILSSYVAHGGTVVLSSHGMDLVESVCSRIAVIVSGHVLAEGTVDEVKGEITLEERFVELSASGGSTEGLEWLHRSSD; encoded by the coding sequence GTGACGCCTCCAGAAGATGACACCGCCGAGGCGCCCGACGGGGGAACGCCGCGCGAGCACATCGTCGAGGACGCCCCCGCGACGGGCGGGACGGCGAAGCGGCCGGCGCCGCGACCTCGCGCCACGCCGGCGAAGGCCCGCACGGGCGGGACGAAGACCTCCGCCGCGCGTGCCGCGCGCACCCCGAAGAGCAATGGCGGGGCGGCGAAGAGCGCCGGTGGCGCCGCGACCAGCGCGGACGGCGCGACGTCCGGGAGCGCGAACAGCACCGGCCGCACGACCGCGTCGAAGGGCACCGGGCGCGCATCGAAGAGCCCCGCGCGAACATCGAAGAGCACGTCGGGTGCATCGAAGAGCACGGCGGGCGCGTCGACGGCCCGGACCCCGAAGGCACCCGCCCCGGCGGCGAAGCCGCGCACCGCGGCGAAGCCGCGCACCGCGGCGAGCAAGCCGGCCCCCGCCAAGGACATCGCCACGGAGCCGAGCGCGGCCGATCGCGACCTGTCGACGCAGCCCCTGCCCGTCGTCGGGCCGCAGGTGCGGGCGGTCGTGACGTCGGAGGACGAGGCGCCCGCGATCTTCCGGCCCTCCGCGGACGCCGACGAGCCGGAGACCACCGACGCCGGGGACTCGGAGACCACGGACGCCGGGGAGGCCGCTGGCGCCCCCGCGGCCGAGCCGGTGGCGGCCGTCGCGGAGGAAACCGCGGCCGAGGAAGGCGAGGGCGAGGGCACCGCCGACGACGGGGACGCCGCCGCCGACGACCCCACGACGGAGCCCGAGACGGCCGCCGCGGAAACGGACCCCGTCGTGGCCGATGAACCGACCCCCGCCGCACCCGACCCCGCCCGAGCCGACGCGCCCGACGAATCCGCCGCTCCGGCCGCCGAGGACCCCGAGGCGCCGCTGCCGCCGCTTCCCCCGATCCCCGCCGCCGTCGCCGCCGCGACGAGCGCCCCGATCGAGGCGCCGGACGAGACGGCCGAGGCCACGGCGCCGGACGCCCTGCGACTGCGCGGCGTCACGAAGGCCTACGGCGGTGCCGACGCCGTCTACGGGATCGACCTGACGGTCCCCGCCGGATCGTTCTACGGGATCGTGGGTCCCAACGGCGCCGGGAAGACGACCACGCTGTCGATGATCTCCGGGCTGCTGAAGCCCGGCGCCGGCAGCATCGAGGTGTTCGGCATCGATCTGCTGCGGCGTCCGCGCCAGGCGAAGGCGCTCATCGGGGTGCTGCCGGATCGCGTGCGCACCTTCGATCGGCTCACGGGCCGGCAGCTGCTGTACTACTTCGGCGTGCTGCGGGGGCTCAAGCCCGCGGTCGTCTCGACGAGGACCGACGATCTCGCGCGGGCCTTCGACATCGGTGACGCGCTGGGCCGCGTCGTGGCCGACTATTCGGCGGGCATGCGCAAGAAGGTCATGCTCGCCGGCGCGCTGATCCACTCGCCGCGCCTGCTCGTGCTCGACGAGCCGTTCGAGGCGGTCGATCCGGTCTCGGCCGCGAGCATTCTCGAGATCCTCTCGTCCTACGTGGCACACGGCGGCACCGTCGTGCTCTCCAGCCACGGCATGGACCTCGTGGAGAGCGTGTGCTCGCGGATCGCGGTCATCGTCTCGGGGCACGTGCTCGCGGAGGGCACCGTCGACGAGGTGAAGGGGGAGATCACGCTCGAGGAGCGCTTCGTGGAGCTCTCGGCGAGCGGCGGCAGCACGGAGGGGCTCGAGTGGTTGCACAGATCCTCCGACTGA
- the rdgB gene encoding RdgB/HAM1 family non-canonical purine NTP pyrophosphatase, with product MSRVVLATHNAHKVAEFQAIVATIRPDLEVVAYDGPEPVEDGVSFAENALIKARAASAHTGLPALADDSGICVHVLGGSPGVFSAYWAGHAKDDRANLALLLDQLSDIRDPYRTAHYNSTIAIVTPGGIEHTVEGIWPGRLAEEPRGEGGFGYDPIFIPDGQDGRERSVGEFTAHEKNAVSHRARAFQELGPLLAAL from the coding sequence GTGAGCCGGGTGGTGCTGGCGACGCACAACGCGCACAAGGTCGCCGAGTTCCAGGCGATCGTGGCCACGATCCGCCCCGACCTCGAGGTCGTCGCGTACGACGGCCCCGAGCCGGTGGAGGACGGCGTCTCGTTCGCCGAGAACGCGCTCATCAAGGCGCGCGCGGCCTCGGCCCACACCGGGCTTCCCGCGCTCGCCGACGACTCGGGCATCTGCGTGCACGTGCTGGGCGGCTCGCCCGGCGTGTTCAGTGCCTACTGGGCCGGGCACGCGAAGGACGATCGGGCCAACCTCGCGCTGCTGCTCGATCAGCTCTCCGACATCCGCGATCCGTATCGCACCGCCCACTACAACTCGACGATCGCGATCGTCACGCCCGGCGGCATCGAGCACACCGTCGAGGGCATCTGGCCCGGGCGCCTCGCCGAGGAGCCGCGCGGCGAGGGCGGATTCGGCTACGACCCGATCTTCATCCCCGATGGTCAGGACGGTCGGGAGCGATCGGTGGGCGAGTTCACGGCGCACGAGAAGAACGCCGTCTCGCACCGCGCCCGCGCCTTCCAGGAGCTCGGCCCCCTCCTCGCCGCGCTGTAG
- the rph gene encoding ribonuclease PH: MTESPRADGRALDELRPVTIERGWSAQAEGSALISFGQTKVLVTASFTNGVPRWLTGKGRGWVTAEYAMLPRATNDRSDRESVKGRIGGRTHEISRLIGRALRAVVDTKALGENTIVIDCDVLQADGGTRTASITGAYVALADAIEWGREKGFIAKKATPLRDSVAAISVGIIDGRPMLDLPYVEDSRADTDMNIVMTGTGKFIEVQGTAEGAPFDKAELDALLELGAKGCADLTAIQKAVLAEERS; the protein is encoded by the coding sequence ATGACCGAATCACCGCGCGCGGACGGCCGCGCCCTCGACGAGCTGCGCCCCGTCACGATCGAACGGGGCTGGAGCGCGCAGGCCGAGGGCTCGGCGCTCATCTCGTTCGGGCAGACGAAGGTGCTCGTCACCGCCTCGTTCACCAACGGCGTGCCGCGCTGGCTCACCGGCAAGGGCCGCGGCTGGGTCACCGCCGAGTACGCCATGCTGCCGCGGGCGACCAACGACCGCAGCGACCGCGAGAGCGTGAAGGGCCGCATCGGCGGGCGCACGCACGAGATCTCGCGCCTGATCGGCCGCGCCCTGCGCGCCGTGGTCGACACGAAGGCGCTCGGTGAGAACACGATCGTCATCGACTGCGACGTGCTGCAGGCCGACGGCGGCACCCGCACCGCCTCGATCACGGGCGCCTACGTCGCCCTCGCCGACGCGATCGAGTGGGGGCGCGAGAAGGGCTTCATCGCCAAGAAGGCCACCCCGCTGCGCGACTCGGTCGCCGCGATCTCGGTCGGCATCATCGACGGGCGCCCCATGCTCGACCTGCCGTACGTCGAGGACTCCCGCGCCGATACCGACATGAACATCGTGATGACCGGCACGGGGAAGTTCATCGAGGTGCAGGGCACCGCCGAGGGCGCGCCGTTCGACAAGGCCGAGCTCGACGCGCTGCTCGAGCTCGGCGCCAAGGGATGCGCCGACCTCACCGCGATCCAGAAGGCGGTGCTGGCGGAGGAGCGCTCGTGA
- a CDS encoding nicotinate phosphoribosyltransferase, translating to MSDSTALLTDRYELTMIDAALRDGTASRHSMFELFARRLSGGRRFGVVAGTGRLLGLLREFRFDDAELKYLADHHVVSRETLTYLENYRFTGSITGYREGELYFPGSPILTVEGTFADAVILETLALSVLNHDSAVATAASRMSIAAGERPLAEMGARRAAERSAVAAARAAYIAGFGATSNLEAGRTWGIPTMGTAAHSWTLLHDTEEDAFRAQIAALGHDTTLLVDTYDIEKGVETAIRVAGPQLGGVRIDSGDLAIVAAEVRAQLDALGATGTKITVTSDLDEYAIAALAAYPVDSYGVGTSVVTGSGYPTAGMVYKLVARQDANGGWIAVAKKAQDKGSQGGLKTAFRRLDRGIAYEELVEIADGFERSATPADYPDARALQVPLVVRGEIDTAHEGPQGVAAAREHHLRVREELPVRALALSKSDPAIPTVFADAGA from the coding sequence GTGAGCGACTCCACCGCCCTGCTGACCGACCGGTACGAGCTGACGATGATCGATGCCGCCCTGCGCGACGGCACCGCCTCACGCCACTCGATGTTCGAGCTGTTCGCGCGCCGCCTCTCCGGCGGGCGCCGCTTCGGCGTGGTGGCCGGCACGGGGCGCCTGCTCGGCCTGCTGCGCGAGTTCCGCTTCGACGACGCCGAGCTGAAGTACCTCGCCGATCACCACGTCGTCAGCCGCGAGACGCTGACCTACCTCGAGAACTACCGCTTCACCGGGTCGATCACCGGCTACCGCGAGGGCGAGCTGTACTTCCCCGGATCGCCGATCCTCACCGTCGAGGGCACGTTCGCCGACGCCGTGATCCTCGAGACCCTCGCACTGAGCGTGCTCAACCACGACTCCGCCGTCGCGACCGCGGCCTCGCGCATGAGCATCGCCGCCGGCGAGCGGCCCCTGGCCGAGATGGGCGCCCGCCGTGCCGCCGAGCGGTCGGCCGTCGCCGCCGCCCGCGCGGCGTACATCGCGGGATTCGGCGCGACGAGCAACCTCGAGGCGGGCCGCACCTGGGGCATCCCGACCATGGGCACGGCCGCCCACTCGTGGACGCTGCTGCACGACACCGAGGAGGACGCGTTCCGTGCGCAGATCGCGGCGCTCGGCCACGACACCACGCTCCTCGTGGACACGTACGACATCGAGAAGGGCGTCGAGACGGCGATCCGCGTCGCGGGACCCCAGCTCGGCGGCGTGCGCATCGACTCCGGCGATCTCGCGATCGTCGCCGCCGAGGTGCGCGCGCAGCTGGACGCGCTCGGCGCGACCGGCACCAAGATCACCGTCACGAGCGATCTCGACGAGTACGCGATCGCCGCGCTCGCCGCCTACCCCGTCGACTCCTACGGCGTGGGCACCTCGGTCGTGACGGGCTCGGGCTACCCGACGGCCGGCATGGTGTACAAGCTCGTCGCGCGCCAGGACGCGAACGGCGGCTGGATCGCCGTGGCGAAGAAGGCGCAGGACAAGGGGTCGCAGGGCGGGCTCAAGACGGCGTTTCGTCGGCTCGACCGCGGCATCGCCTACGAGGAGCTCGTCGAGATCGCCGACGGGTTCGAGCGGTCGGCGACGCCGGCCGACTACCCCGACGCCCGCGCGCTGCAGGTGCCGCTCGTCGTGCGCGGCGAGATCGACACCGCACACGAGGGACCGCAGGGCGTGGCGGCGGCGCGCGAGCACCACCTCCGGGTGCGCGAGGAGCTGCCGGTGCGCGCCCTCGCGCTCAGCAAGTCGGATCCGGCGATCCCCACCGTCTTCGCCGACGCGGGGGCCTGA
- a CDS encoding DUF3039 domain-containing protein, with protein MTTPLDSPDQGGTGLLERELEELIEEQNIEPGDHERFSHYVKKEKILESALTGKPVRALCGKKWTPGRDPEKFPVCPQCKEIYESLKD; from the coding sequence ATGACCACACCCCTCGATTCCCCGGACCAGGGTGGCACCGGCCTGCTCGAGCGCGAGCTCGAGGAGCTCATCGAAGAGCAGAACATCGAGCCGGGCGACCACGAGCGCTTCTCCCACTACGTGAAGAAGGAGAAGATCCTCGAGTCCGCCCTCACCGGCAAGCCGGTGCGCGCGCTGTGCGGCAAGAAGTGGACGCCGGGTCGCGACCCCGAGAAGTTCCCGGTCTGCCCGCAGTGCAAGGAGATCTACGAGTCCCTCAAGGACTGA
- a CDS encoding NTP transferase domain-containing protein gives MNIQTVILAAGMGTRLGRSLPKSLTELNDGRSIMQQQHDNIRAAFGADARITTVVGYRAEEIVERFPDANYVYNERYDQTNTSKSLLRALQATGKSGVLWMNGDVVFDPRVLGRAIAHIEADQSFVAVNTAKVSDEEVKYTVSPEGYIDQLSKQVVGGIGEAVGINYISRADKRAFIRGLQRVDDQDYFEGGLELAIAEEGLRVLPMDISDFYAVEVDFAEDLARANQFV, from the coding sequence ATGAACATCCAGACTGTCATTCTCGCCGCAGGAATGGGCACGCGGCTGGGCCGCTCGCTGCCCAAGTCGCTGACCGAGCTGAACGACGGTCGCTCGATCATGCAGCAGCAGCACGACAACATCCGCGCGGCGTTCGGCGCCGATGCGCGCATCACCACGGTCGTCGGCTACCGCGCCGAGGAGATCGTCGAGCGCTTCCCCGACGCGAACTACGTCTACAACGAGCGCTACGACCAGACGAACACGTCCAAGAGCCTCCTGCGCGCCCTGCAGGCCACCGGCAAGAGCGGCGTCCTCTGGATGAACGGCGACGTCGTGTTCGACCCGCGCGTGCTCGGCCGCGCGATCGCCCACATCGAGGCGGACCAGTCCTTCGTCGCCGTGAACACCGCCAAGGTGAGCGACGAGGAGGTCAAGTACACCGTCTCCCCCGAGGGCTACATCGACCAGCTCTCGAAGCAGGTCGTCGGCGGCATCGGCGAGGCCGTGGGCATCAACTACATCTCGCGCGCCGACAAGCGCGCCTTCATCCGCGGCCTGCAGCGCGTGGACGACCAGGACTACTTCGAGGGCGGCCTCGAGCTGGCGATCGCCGAGGAGGGTCTGCGGGTGCTGCCCATGGACATCTCGGACTTCTACGCCGTCGAGGTCGACTTCGCCGAGGACCTCGCGCGGGCGAACCAGTTCGTCTGA